One Alicyclobacillus acidoterrestris DNA window includes the following coding sequences:
- a CDS encoding winged helix-turn-helix domain-containing protein, producing MDTNFTQVALRPGLVLDFHREELVQDGLSVSLSKIQFRILHLLALHLGHPVRTDDIIEYAWGKERNISRSELYVYISRLRARVGDNPYSPKLIISIRGLGYLLRSEMEKSS from the coding sequence ATGGACACAAATTTCACGCAAGTCGCGCTCCGACCTGGACTCGTCCTTGATTTTCATCGCGAAGAGTTAGTTCAAGACGGTTTGTCTGTCAGTTTGTCGAAGATTCAGTTCCGAATTCTTCATCTACTCGCCCTTCACTTGGGTCACCCAGTGCGCACCGACGACATTATTGAATACGCGTGGGGAAAGGAACGTAATATCTCCAGAAGTGAACTATATGTCTATATCAGTCGCTTGCGTGCACGGGTGGGAGACAACCCGTATTCCCCGAAACTGATTATCAGTATCCGTGGTTTAGGTTACTTATTGAGAAGTGAGATGGAGAAATCGTCTTAA
- the ilvB gene encoding biosynthetic-type acetolactate synthase large subunit: MLTGSEILVEALRKEQVEVIFGYPGGAVLPLYDALYDCGIRHVLARHEQGAIHAAEGYARVTGKPGVVIATSGPGATNLVTGLADAMLDSLPIVAITGQVARSVIGSDAFQETSIIGISTPITKHNYQVQHASELPSVLKEAFHIANTGRKGPVLVDIPKDVAGEKALFIYEDAPQLPGYQPTVVPHAMQIRKVLGLLEAAKRPVILAGAGVLHAGASGELRQFAERFGIPVVHTLLGLGGFPAEHPLFLGMGGMHGSKAANTALYETDLLLNFGARFDDRLTGNLKHFAPAATVVHVDIDPAEIGKNVPTDVPVVGDAKEALAMLLAAQAAAPDIASWREQLLDIKAQTPFWFVQEGSLIKPQRLISEIARLTKGQSTIVTDVGQHQMWAAQFYPFAEPNHWVTSGGLGTMGFGLPAAIGAQIAEPTRQVVAIVGDAGFQMTLQELAVVAELALPLKIVVVNNGALGMVRQWQELFYQERYSSSLLQWQPDFMKLAAAYDIPAVQIREDDELPAKLEAFLAAPGPGLLECLVAPMENVYPMIAPGDGLHQMVGVKP, from the coding sequence ATGCTGACGGGATCGGAAATTTTAGTCGAAGCGCTGCGCAAGGAGCAAGTGGAAGTCATCTTCGGATATCCCGGAGGGGCCGTTCTGCCGCTTTATGACGCACTGTACGACTGTGGGATTCGACATGTTCTCGCGCGCCATGAGCAAGGCGCGATTCATGCGGCGGAAGGATACGCACGCGTGACCGGGAAGCCCGGCGTCGTCATTGCCACATCTGGACCGGGGGCGACGAATCTCGTCACCGGCTTGGCGGATGCCATGTTGGACTCCCTCCCAATTGTCGCCATCACAGGCCAAGTTGCGAGGTCCGTGATTGGCTCGGATGCGTTTCAGGAAACCTCTATCATCGGCATCAGCACACCGATTACCAAGCACAATTACCAGGTGCAGCACGCGAGTGAACTCCCGTCTGTGCTGAAAGAAGCCTTCCACATCGCCAATACAGGTCGAAAGGGACCGGTCCTCGTCGATATTCCGAAGGATGTGGCTGGGGAAAAGGCGTTATTTATCTACGAGGACGCCCCTCAACTCCCTGGGTACCAACCGACCGTCGTCCCGCACGCGATGCAGATTCGCAAAGTGCTGGGGTTGCTTGAGGCAGCCAAGCGGCCGGTCATCCTCGCGGGCGCGGGGGTGCTCCACGCTGGGGCGAGTGGCGAACTCAGGCAGTTTGCGGAGCGCTTTGGCATCCCTGTTGTGCACACGCTACTGGGGCTCGGGGGGTTCCCGGCTGAACATCCGCTGTTTCTCGGGATGGGCGGCATGCACGGAAGCAAGGCGGCAAACACAGCGCTCTATGAGACCGACTTGTTGCTCAACTTTGGGGCGCGATTCGATGATCGGTTGACGGGCAACCTCAAGCATTTCGCGCCGGCAGCCACAGTCGTCCACGTCGATATCGATCCGGCCGAAATCGGCAAAAACGTCCCGACGGACGTACCGGTCGTGGGCGACGCGAAAGAGGCGCTCGCGATGTTGCTTGCGGCACAAGCGGCGGCACCGGATATCGCATCGTGGCGGGAGCAACTCTTGGACATCAAGGCGCAAACGCCGTTTTGGTTTGTGCAGGAGGGTTCTCTCATCAAGCCGCAGCGGCTGATTTCTGAGATTGCGCGGTTGACGAAAGGTCAGTCTACCATCGTCACCGACGTTGGCCAGCACCAGATGTGGGCCGCTCAGTTTTATCCATTCGCCGAGCCGAATCACTGGGTGACTTCCGGTGGGCTTGGGACGATGGGATTTGGTCTTCCTGCCGCCATCGGCGCACAGATAGCTGAGCCCACTCGCCAGGTGGTCGCGATTGTCGGCGATGCCGGGTTTCAGATGACGCTGCAGGAACTTGCCGTGGTCGCCGAGTTGGCACTGCCGTTGAAAATTGTGGTGGTAAACAACGGTGCATTGGGTATGGTCCGGCAGTGGCAGGAGCTATTTTATCAGGAGCGTTACTCTAGCTCGCTGTTGCAATGGCAGCCGGATTTCATGAAGTTGGCCGCCGCGTACGACATTCCGGCGGTTCAGATTCGAGAGGATGACGAGCTGCCTGCGAAGTTGGAGGCCTTCCTCGCCGCGCCAGGACCGGGACTGCTCGAGTGCTTGGTGGCACCGATGGAGAACGTGTACCCGATGATAGCGCCAGGGGACGGACTGC
- a CDS encoding pentapeptide repeat-containing protein, which produces MNQSFEEQDLTEATFDGCRFVECSFRYASLREVQSTRCSFSHCDFQGSTFNASTHSESAFLNCDFYASNLFASRFEACKMTGSTFEQANLSAIVIEQGDWSYTNLRGQHLQNLNLQHVNFSFADLSGARLDKSDLRHTNLTMTTFVKANLRDADLRGANMNGVNFRDFDLTNVKIDFTQAVIMAKSFGARVEEDE; this is translated from the coding sequence ATGAACCAGTCGTTCGAAGAACAAGACCTGACAGAAGCGACGTTCGACGGGTGTCGTTTCGTGGAGTGCTCATTTCGCTATGCATCACTTCGTGAAGTACAAAGTACGCGCTGCTCATTTTCTCACTGTGATTTTCAAGGTTCTACATTCAATGCATCCACGCATTCCGAAAGTGCATTTCTAAACTGTGATTTTTATGCAAGCAATCTGTTTGCGTCCCGATTTGAAGCGTGCAAAATGACCGGATCGACGTTTGAACAAGCGAATTTAAGCGCCATCGTCATAGAACAGGGGGATTGGTCTTACACCAATCTGCGCGGGCAACACCTACAAAACTTAAACCTACAACACGTCAATTTCAGTTTCGCTGATCTGTCGGGTGCACGACTAGATAAATCCGACCTCCGCCATACGAACCTCACAATGACCACCTTTGTGAAAGCGAATCTTCGCGATGCAGATTTGCGGGGCGCCAATATGAACGGTGTAAACTTTCGTGACTTTGACCTGACCAACGTAAAAATAGATTTTACACAAGCGGTGATCATGGCCAAATCTTTCGGTGCTCGAGTTGAAGAGGATGAATAA
- the ilvE gene encoding branched-chain-amino-acid transaminase, whose protein sequence is MSSQIFLNGEFVERDDAKLSVFDHGLLYGDGIFEGIRVYDGNVFKLAEHIRRLYDSAKSILLDIPYTQDEMCELVCETVRRNALTGAYIRLVVTRGPGDLGISPYICKGAQVFIIAEQLSMFPQKLYEEGITAVTAATRRNRTDALNPKIKSLNYLNNVLIKIEAQAAGANEAIVLNTEGYVVEGSGENIFIVRDNVLYTPPAYLGALEGITRATIIELAHELGYVVKEEPFTRHDVYVADEVFLTGTAAELVPVVEVDKRVVADGHPGPVTKALHQAFQQCTRHVGMKVYSKEEAIS, encoded by the coding sequence ATGTCATCGCAAATTTTTCTAAACGGCGAATTCGTCGAGCGCGACGATGCGAAACTTTCGGTCTTTGACCACGGACTACTTTATGGCGATGGGATTTTTGAGGGGATTCGAGTCTATGACGGCAACGTCTTTAAACTTGCGGAGCATATACGCCGACTTTATGATTCTGCAAAATCAATTTTGCTAGATATACCATATACGCAGGATGAGATGTGTGAACTGGTGTGTGAGACGGTTCGTCGAAATGCGTTGACGGGCGCCTATATTCGTCTGGTGGTGACGCGTGGCCCTGGAGATTTGGGGATTAGCCCGTATATCTGCAAAGGGGCACAGGTGTTCATCATCGCGGAGCAGTTGTCGATGTTCCCACAAAAGTTGTACGAGGAAGGAATCACAGCGGTGACGGCGGCGACGAGGCGGAACAGAACCGACGCGTTGAATCCGAAAATTAAATCGCTCAACTACCTCAATAACGTCCTAATTAAAATTGAAGCACAAGCTGCTGGAGCCAACGAGGCGATTGTTCTCAACACAGAGGGGTACGTCGTCGAGGGGTCTGGTGAAAACATCTTTATTGTTCGTGACAATGTGCTGTATACGCCACCAGCTTACCTCGGTGCGTTAGAGGGCATTACTCGGGCGACGATTATCGAATTGGCACATGAACTCGGCTATGTCGTCAAAGAGGAGCCGTTCACGCGACATGACGTCTATGTCGCCGATGAGGTGTTTTTGACAGGAACTGCAGCAGAACTGGTCCCCGTCGTCGAAGTTGACAAGCGTGTGGTGGCGGACGGGCATCCTGGACCGGTTACCAAGGCATTGCACCAAGCGTTTCAACAGTGTACGCGCCATGTTGGCATGAAAGTTTACAGCAAGGAAGAAGCCATCTCATAA
- a CDS encoding homoserine dehydrogenase encodes MDLEIGLLGCGTVGAGVVSLVRRRAGKVADMTGSRPVVKTILVRNLDKNRGVTFEHERLTTRPDDILRDEDIQIVIETIGGIEPAKTYILEALRNGKHVVTANKDLIAVHGPEILRVAEENHVSVLFEAAVGGAIPLVGPLKENLTANEVTDLKGIINGTTNFILSEMTSRHIDFEEALAMAQELGYAESDPSSDVDGLDAARKLVILSSIAFQTEVHLTDIRIEGIRHVRAKDVRYADELGYVIKLLAVGRDHGGELTLAVRPTLIPKVHPLAHVSDAYNALYVRGDAAGDLMFFGRGAGSMPTASAVVGDVISLVRNLKLGYVASSPNGTLTAKPVVDREDDRYKYYFRLVVHDQPGVFASIAQLFGSAHASMETVLQKRVDGGCAEIVIVTHELSTTTARHLVDELQHLSHLQAVECVMPVEPVTE; translated from the coding sequence GTGGATTTAGAGATTGGCCTTCTTGGTTGCGGTACGGTTGGGGCCGGAGTCGTGTCATTGGTGCGCCGTCGCGCTGGAAAGGTGGCCGATATGACGGGTTCTCGTCCGGTGGTCAAAACCATCCTCGTGCGCAATTTGGACAAGAATCGGGGTGTGACCTTCGAGCACGAACGGCTCACGACCAGACCCGATGACATCCTGCGGGACGAGGATATTCAGATTGTGATTGAGACAATCGGCGGGATCGAGCCCGCGAAAACATACATTTTAGAGGCGCTTCGAAACGGCAAGCACGTGGTTACGGCAAATAAGGACTTAATCGCCGTACATGGCCCGGAAATCCTTCGCGTGGCCGAGGAAAATCACGTGAGTGTGCTGTTTGAAGCGGCGGTTGGCGGTGCGATTCCGCTCGTTGGGCCGCTCAAGGAGAACCTCACTGCCAATGAAGTTACAGATCTGAAAGGGATTATCAATGGCACGACTAACTTTATCTTGTCCGAGATGACGAGTCGGCACATTGATTTTGAGGAAGCGTTGGCGATGGCGCAGGAACTCGGGTACGCCGAATCTGATCCGTCGAGTGACGTGGATGGCTTGGATGCAGCGCGAAAACTCGTGATTCTATCTTCGATTGCCTTTCAGACCGAAGTACATCTGACGGACATCCGGATTGAGGGGATTCGCCACGTCCGCGCGAAAGATGTACGTTATGCGGATGAATTGGGATATGTCATCAAACTGCTAGCTGTCGGCCGAGATCACGGGGGAGAATTGACCCTCGCTGTTCGCCCGACGCTGATTCCGAAAGTGCACCCGCTTGCGCATGTGTCGGACGCGTACAATGCGTTGTACGTTCGTGGGGATGCTGCAGGAGACCTCATGTTCTTTGGTCGAGGAGCGGGAAGCATGCCGACGGCGAGCGCCGTGGTCGGCGACGTCATCTCTCTCGTGCGCAATTTGAAACTCGGATATGTGGCTAGTTCGCCGAACGGCACGCTGACAGCGAAACCGGTGGTGGACCGGGAAGATGATCGCTACAAGTATTATTTTCGGTTGGTGGTGCACGACCAGCCAGGTGTCTTCGCCAGCATTGCGCAATTGTTTGGCAGTGCGCACGCCAGCATGGAGACTGTGCTGCAGAAGCGCGTAGATGGAGGTTGTGCCGAAATCGTGATAGTAACGCATGAACTTTCAACGACTACAGCACGTCATCTTGTGGATGAACTCCAGCATCTCTCCCACCTCCAAGCAGTTGAGTGCGTCATGCCAGTAGAGCCAGTCACCGAATAG
- the thiD gene encoding bifunctional hydroxymethylpyrimidine kinase/phosphomethylpyrimidine kinase, protein MRTDETGHVFRALTIAGSDSGGGAGIQADLKTMHQFGVYGMSVVTALTAQNTTGVHGVMEAPPEFVAAQLQAVIDDLGVDAMKTGMLANEAIIATVADVLSTAATVSRPLVIDPVMVAKGGTKLIDDSAIATLRERLLPMAALVTPNAPETGVLVGASVDSWDSVHLAAERLAQWGSDAVVVKGGHLDLDVAHAEGWRLPAASNQMVAVDTVYAQGTFTYFLTPRVNSANTHGTGCTFSAAITALLAGGAPVLDAIAQAKAFIYDAIVRAKDWDVGHGHGPTDHSTPIPVAMSGVTPGGSYYYDGRNWTRVD, encoded by the coding sequence GTGCGTACGGATGAGACGGGACACGTGTTCCGGGCGTTGACGATCGCGGGGTCAGATAGCGGCGGCGGCGCCGGAATTCAGGCTGATTTGAAGACGATGCACCAATTTGGCGTCTATGGGATGTCAGTTGTGACGGCGCTGACGGCGCAGAACACCACAGGTGTGCACGGCGTGATGGAGGCGCCACCTGAGTTTGTCGCGGCGCAGCTTCAGGCGGTAATCGACGATTTGGGCGTCGACGCGATGAAGACAGGCATGCTGGCCAACGAAGCAATTATCGCCACGGTGGCGGACGTCTTGAGCACAGCGGCCACCGTGTCGAGGCCGCTCGTGATCGATCCGGTGATGGTCGCCAAAGGTGGCACGAAGCTGATTGACGATTCGGCCATCGCGACACTTCGCGAGCGCCTGTTGCCGATGGCTGCGCTTGTCACACCAAATGCCCCGGAGACGGGTGTCCTGGTAGGCGCCTCGGTCGACAGCTGGGATTCTGTGCACCTAGCGGCAGAGCGTTTGGCGCAATGGGGATCAGACGCGGTGGTCGTCAAGGGTGGCCACTTGGATTTGGATGTGGCACATGCCGAGGGTTGGCGGTTGCCAGCAGCCTCCAATCAAATGGTGGCCGTTGACACCGTCTATGCCCAGGGAACCTTCACATATTTTCTCACACCTCGCGTGAACAGTGCGAACACACATGGGACAGGCTGTACGTTTTCTGCTGCTATCACGGCACTTCTCGCAGGCGGCGCGCCGGTACTGGATGCGATTGCACAGGCCAAGGCGTTCATCTACGACGCAATTGTTCGGGCAAAGGACTGGGACGTCGGCCACGGTCACGGACCGACTGACCACTCGACGCCGATTCCGGTGGCGATGTCGGGGGTGACACCGGGCGGATCGTACTATTACGACGGGCGAAACTGGACCCGCGTCGACTGA
- the thiM gene encoding hydroxyethylthiazole kinase, which produces MGHWLAAVRQRRPLVHNITNLVVTNTAANALLSIGASPVMAYAHEEVADMASIAAALALNMGTLIPETVEAMRIAGRAANSAGVPVVFDPVGVGATPYRTETAKDLIRDVKLAVLRANAGEMSVLLGLPGQVKGVDALAADDALPMAMKAYAAEKGTVVIATGAVDFVTDGENIWQLANGHSLLSSITGSGCMLTALLGAFVGVVPEGSTPATFAEACIAAVTSYNVAAEQAAKLAHGPGTFQARLLDSLYTLEPSTVDELARVQLA; this is translated from the coding sequence CTGGGACATTGGTTGGCAGCGGTCCGACAAAGACGGCCGCTCGTTCACAATATCACAAACCTCGTCGTCACCAACACGGCGGCGAACGCGCTTCTATCCATCGGCGCCTCACCCGTGATGGCGTATGCGCACGAGGAGGTGGCAGATATGGCGAGTATCGCGGCGGCACTGGCATTGAATATGGGGACTTTGATACCAGAGACGGTCGAGGCGATGCGAATCGCCGGTCGTGCTGCCAATTCAGCAGGGGTTCCCGTCGTGTTCGATCCCGTTGGTGTAGGCGCGACACCGTATCGCACAGAGACGGCGAAGGACCTCATACGCGACGTAAAACTTGCGGTGTTGCGGGCGAACGCTGGGGAGATGAGCGTTCTTTTGGGGCTGCCTGGGCAAGTGAAGGGTGTGGATGCCTTGGCGGCGGATGACGCTTTGCCGATGGCCATGAAGGCGTACGCCGCCGAGAAAGGAACGGTGGTGATTGCCACTGGCGCAGTCGATTTCGTTACAGACGGGGAGAATATCTGGCAGCTCGCAAATGGCCATTCGCTCTTGTCCAGCATCACCGGTTCTGGCTGCATGTTGACGGCGCTGTTAGGTGCGTTTGTCGGCGTGGTACCAGAGGGAAGTACGCCTGCCACATTTGCAGAAGCATGTATTGCTGCGGTGACGAGTTACAATGTGGCCGCAGAACAGGCAGCAAAGCTCGCACATGGCCCAGGGACATTCCAGGCCCGCTTATTGGACAGCCTCTACACGTTAGAGCCGTCGACAGTGGATGAATTAGCCCGCGTGCAGTTGGCTTGA
- a CDS encoding acyl-CoA thioesterase — MNPEAKYCNESRVVKTSHVLPPDTNVHNTLFGGRLMAYIDDCASLSATRHARCPVVTASTDSVDFLSPISMSDSVCLESYVTWTGRSSMEVFVKVIAENLMTGERRIAATSFLTFVALDKDKNPVTVPQVIPQTDEEKKLHETASARAIHRKERREQSKKLAEFLTTNKPW, encoded by the coding sequence GTGAACCCAGAAGCCAAATACTGCAATGAATCACGTGTGGTAAAAACCAGTCACGTACTCCCTCCTGACACCAACGTCCACAACACACTCTTTGGCGGACGCTTGATGGCTTATATCGACGACTGCGCATCCTTGTCGGCAACGCGACACGCACGCTGTCCAGTCGTCACTGCGTCGACGGACTCAGTCGACTTCTTGTCTCCTATCAGCATGTCCGATTCCGTGTGCCTAGAGTCTTATGTGACCTGGACAGGTCGGTCCTCTATGGAAGTCTTCGTAAAAGTGATCGCTGAAAATTTGATGACTGGGGAGCGTCGCATCGCTGCGACTTCATTTCTGACATTTGTGGCGCTCGACAAGGACAAAAATCCGGTAACTGTTCCCCAGGTAATCCCGCAGACAGATGAAGAGAAAAAGCTTCACGAAACTGCGTCGGCACGCGCGATTCACCGGAAAGAAAGACGGGAGCAGAGCAAAAAGTTAGCCGAGTTTCTGACCACAAATAAACCGTGGTAA
- the hmpA gene encoding NO-inducible flavohemoprotein gives MLSTDTRDIIKATVPVLETHGEQITKRFYEMMFTAHPELLNIFNQANQHQGRQQTALANAVYAAAVHIDNLETILPAVKHIAHKHRGLGIQPDQYPIVGKHLLAAIKDVLGDAATDEILQAWAEAYQVIADAFISVEQDMYRESGQQVGGWSDFRSFIVSRKVRESDVITSFYLTPEDGGPIATFQPGQYLTLKVSIPGQQYTQMRQYSLSDAPGKPYYRISVKREDAQGNAPAGIVSNYLHRDVQEGDTLLVSAPAGDFTLMETDRPVVFLSGGVGMTPLMSMLNTLLERRSHHSITYVHSALHSGVHAFKSSLEELAQAHENLSYYTVYERPLSEDTSSPYFAKQGYLDKTWLASVVDDQAEFYFCGPVTYMRAVYHILKELGIPEARIHYEFFGPQGVLA, from the coding sequence ATGCTTTCTACTGATACAAGGGACATCATTAAAGCGACCGTCCCCGTTCTCGAAACGCACGGCGAACAAATCACAAAACGCTTCTACGAGATGATGTTTACCGCACATCCCGAATTACTAAACATTTTCAATCAAGCAAACCAACATCAGGGTAGACAACAAACAGCACTCGCGAACGCGGTTTATGCGGCAGCTGTGCATATTGATAATTTAGAGACCATTCTACCTGCTGTAAAGCATATTGCCCACAAGCACCGTGGATTAGGGATTCAACCCGACCAATACCCCATCGTCGGCAAGCACTTATTAGCGGCCATCAAGGACGTTCTCGGCGATGCGGCGACAGACGAAATTCTTCAAGCTTGGGCAGAAGCCTATCAAGTCATTGCTGATGCATTTATCAGCGTCGAACAGGACATGTACCGGGAGAGCGGTCAGCAAGTTGGGGGTTGGAGCGACTTCCGCTCGTTCATCGTATCGCGAAAAGTTCGCGAGAGCGATGTCATCACATCGTTCTACCTGACGCCGGAAGACGGCGGCCCTATCGCAACGTTCCAACCCGGTCAATATCTTACCTTGAAAGTGTCGATACCCGGTCAGCAGTACACACAAATGCGTCAATACAGCTTGTCTGACGCGCCTGGAAAACCCTACTATCGCATCAGCGTAAAGCGCGAAGACGCTCAAGGAAATGCCCCTGCTGGCATTGTATCAAACTACTTGCATCGCGATGTTCAAGAGGGCGACACCCTCCTCGTTAGCGCACCTGCTGGGGATTTTACCTTGATGGAGACCGACCGTCCTGTCGTCTTCCTCAGTGGTGGCGTCGGGATGACCCCGCTCATGAGCATGCTAAACACGCTGTTAGAGCGGCGTTCTCACCACTCAATCACCTACGTACACTCAGCATTGCACAGTGGGGTCCATGCGTTCAAATCGTCCCTCGAAGAACTCGCGCAAGCACATGAGAACCTGTCTTACTATACGGTATATGAACGGCCGTTGTCGGAAGATACGTCCTCGCCATACTTCGCAAAACAGGGTTATCTCGATAAGACGTGGCTGGCATCTGTGGTGGACGATCAAGCAGAGTTCTATTTTTGCGGCCCTGTCACTTACATGCGAGCGGTATATCACATCTTGAAGGAACTCGGAATACCTGAAGCGCGAATTCACTATGAGTTCTTTGGACCGCAGGGAGTACTTGCGTAA
- a CDS encoding Rrf2 family transcriptional regulator, whose translation MNLTMFTDYSLRVLIYVAMKPEGELSNIQEIAQVYRISSNHLMKSVHKLGKLGLIHTIRGRNGGFRLAKRPKDINIGQVVREMEENWNLVECFDAENGTCILSPTCRLKNVLGEALNAYFAVLERYTLADIVVNRRAMGALLGFNHPVIGGE comes from the coding sequence TTGAATCTGACGATGTTTACGGATTACTCGTTGCGCGTACTGATTTATGTCGCCATGAAACCAGAGGGGGAGCTGTCCAATATCCAAGAAATTGCGCAGGTTTATCGAATCTCTTCCAATCACTTGATGAAAAGTGTGCATAAGTTGGGAAAGCTTGGACTCATTCATACGATTCGCGGGCGCAATGGAGGTTTTCGCTTGGCAAAGCGTCCAAAGGACATCAATATCGGCCAGGTGGTCCGCGAGATGGAAGAAAATTGGAATCTTGTAGAGTGCTTTGATGCAGAAAATGGAACCTGTATCCTCAGCCCCACGTGTCGTTTGAAGAATGTGCTTGGCGAGGCGTTAAACGCCTATTTTGCCGTTTTAGAGCGCTATACACTCGCAGATATTGTGGTGAACCGTCGAGCGATGGGCGCACTATTGGGGTTCAATCATCCAGTTATCGGGGGAGAGTGA
- the ilvD gene encoding dihydroxy-acid dehydratase yields MRSDMIKKGADRAPHRSLLYATGIKPTDLPKPFIGVCNSYVDIIPGHVHLKAFAEVVKEAIREAGGIPFEFNTIGVDDGIAMGHVGMRYSLASRELIADSAETMINAHWFDGVFFIPNCDKITPGMLMAAARTNVPSVFVSGGPMEAGRSKTGHNLSLTTVFEGVGRYRSGQMTEAELVELEETACPTCGSCSGMFTANSMNCIMEMLGVALPGNGTILATSSERHDLIREAAHHLVRMIREDVRPRDIITKEAIDDAFALDMAMGGSTNTVLHLMAIAHEAGIAYDLREVNEIAKRVPYLAKISPASEYSIHDVHLAGGVSAIIKELIDHTSAVHPERITVSGKTIGEAVAEASILNEQVIHRAENPYSREGGLSIFYGNLAPDGAVLKVGAVDPDIERFEGTAIVFDSQEDAQQGIDSGRVQAGHVVVIRYEGPKGGPGMPEMLAPTSSIVGRGLGRDVALITDGRFSGATRGICVGHISPEAAEGGLIGLIEDGDKISIDLKARTIHLDVAEDVLEVRRQAYTSPVKEVPRGYLRRYQYLVTSANTGAVMKI; encoded by the coding sequence ATGCGCAGCGACATGATCAAAAAAGGGGCAGACAGGGCACCTCACCGAAGTCTGCTGTATGCGACAGGGATAAAACCAACAGATCTGCCCAAACCGTTTATCGGCGTCTGTAATTCCTATGTGGACATCATCCCGGGGCATGTGCATTTGAAAGCCTTTGCGGAGGTTGTGAAAGAGGCGATTCGCGAGGCGGGTGGTATCCCGTTTGAATTTAATACCATCGGGGTGGACGATGGTATCGCGATGGGTCACGTAGGGATGCGATATTCGCTGGCCAGTCGCGAACTGATAGCGGACAGCGCAGAGACGATGATCAATGCCCATTGGTTCGACGGCGTGTTTTTTATTCCGAATTGTGACAAAATTACGCCGGGGATGTTGATGGCCGCAGCACGGACGAATGTCCCGTCTGTCTTCGTCTCCGGGGGACCAATGGAAGCCGGGCGTTCCAAGACTGGGCACAATCTGTCGCTGACGACGGTTTTTGAAGGCGTTGGCCGCTACCGATCCGGTCAAATGACAGAAGCCGAACTGGTCGAACTGGAGGAGACTGCCTGTCCAACGTGTGGGTCATGTTCTGGCATGTTCACGGCGAATTCGATGAATTGCATCATGGAAATGCTTGGTGTAGCACTCCCTGGAAACGGCACGATTTTGGCAACTTCCTCCGAACGGCACGACCTCATTCGAGAAGCAGCCCATCACCTAGTTCGCATGATTCGAGAAGACGTGCGCCCGCGTGACATCATCACGAAGGAAGCCATTGACGACGCATTTGCGCTCGATATGGCGATGGGCGGATCGACCAATACCGTACTTCATCTCATGGCCATTGCGCACGAAGCGGGCATCGCGTATGACCTTCGCGAGGTCAACGAGATTGCCAAGCGAGTCCCGTACCTCGCGAAAATCAGCCCTGCTTCCGAATACAGCATCCACGATGTCCACTTGGCAGGCGGTGTATCGGCCATCATCAAGGAATTGATAGATCATACGTCCGCAGTGCATCCAGAGCGTATCACAGTCAGTGGAAAGACCATCGGGGAGGCTGTGGCCGAGGCGTCCATCCTGAACGAGCAGGTCATTCACCGGGCAGAGAACCCATACAGCCGTGAAGGTGGTCTCTCCATTTTCTATGGAAATTTGGCACCAGATGGCGCTGTGCTGAAAGTGGGCGCGGTCGATCCCGACATCGAGCGATTCGAGGGCACAGCGATTGTGTTTGACTCGCAGGAGGACGCACAACAGGGGATTGACAGTGGACGCGTGCAGGCAGGCCATGTGGTCGTCATCCGCTACGAGGGTCCGAAAGGTGGACCTGGGATGCCGGAGATGCTGGCACCGACGTCCTCGATTGTGGGGCGCGGTTTGGGCCGCGATGTCGCACTGATTACCGACGGACGGTTTTCCGGGGCGACGCGTGGGATTTGTGTGGGGCACATTTCACCTGAAGCTGCTGAAGGAGGACTGATTGGGCTCATTGAGGATGGCGATAAAATCAGCATTGACTTGAAGGCGAGAACCATCCATCTCGACGTCGCCGAGGATGTTTTGGAAGTCCGTAGACAAGCGTACACGTCACCTGTCAAGGAAGTTCCGCGCGGGTATCTGCGGCGCTATCAGTACTTGGTTACGTCCGCGAATACGGGTGCGGTCATGAAAATTTGA